Proteins co-encoded in one Leptospirales bacterium genomic window:
- a CDS encoding efflux RND transporter permease subunit, whose amino-acid sequence MSSIAAALLRRPISAWMILVALLLLGSTAAARMPAALLPAVASPGLTIITRYYGAPAETMERIITIPVERQLSDIADIQTVSSVSQEGESRVSLIFSEHSDIRLKMLEAGERMQLLREQLPGDVEDPAVVRYDPGDRPIFIVVFESSTLSVDQTREIVDRIWKPRFERIEGVSEVFVSGGREREVAALVDPGRLSALRWPAQRIFHSISGNDLYAGPGRLAGDRDIAVTLDARSAAVQNLEAALLPSGDAAVAIGQALRIAEAGRDADSLSTVDGAERVALYVQKAGSASGLTVSRACRAAVVAAGSAPPSRIAFDQGDSIESALRQAVQSTVLGAVFACLTVLFFLRRPQLSAVVIVSLPGSAAGAFALMSWSGVELNVMSLAGLALGGGMLLDNSIVLADAIEKRLGEAMTPLSAAFDSVRACAAELIASTLTTIAVFLPLLFTSAETRDLYRDLALTVCYTLLVSLLLSLSVAPAIAVSLLERRRGKRADPAPARFSGPLSIGVRNILARGLQRWQQLIELSLQRPRLCGIILLAVLLFAPALLWLLPARANSPLDGRQLHASLDLPTGASLERTQTIAAEVQQQLRSHPLVSRVTARIEKSHAELHLDLADDVEPQQAIAALRELTDRRQDAFVYYDAAGEARGAELNVELYGEDFKSLRSAAQDLAAALPSQVNGIDQTLFHFRETRVEIQLLPRRDRMAALGISSVELGGALRQLLAGIVIHKHFDGQRLLDVRYRARPDLLRGPADLQQMVLPVGEHSLALRSLLEFREGEGEPRIWRKNKRRMLSFGLRLLTGDLEQAADQLNDFLRARVPSGISFQLSDDYLRQRAARRQMLLAVAVALLLIYMLLAALLESLLRPLIVFLTAPLSTSAALLGLWISNSGLGVTALIGLVMLGGIVVNSSILILSAIEDRLLLHPPKDAAALRGALVEATLARMRPIAMTTLTTLAGMLPAALDNSAEADLWRPLAIAVASGALASMAAASIATPWAAWFYYSRQLAVTENHSEHNKYEELVQ is encoded by the coding sequence GTGAGTTCAATTGCCGCCGCGCTTCTGCGGCGACCCATCAGCGCCTGGATGATTTTAGTCGCGCTTCTGTTGCTCGGTTCTACGGCCGCCGCCCGAATGCCCGCGGCTTTGCTGCCAGCGGTGGCGTCGCCCGGTCTAACTATCATTACGCGCTACTATGGCGCTCCGGCTGAGACTATGGAGCGCATCATTACCATTCCGGTCGAACGCCAGCTCAGCGACATTGCCGATATCCAGACCGTAAGCAGCGTCAGTCAGGAGGGAGAGTCGCGCGTTAGCCTGATATTCTCCGAGCACAGCGACATTCGCTTGAAAATGCTGGAGGCGGGAGAGCGGATGCAGCTCTTGCGCGAGCAACTGCCTGGAGATGTCGAGGATCCGGCAGTTGTTCGCTATGATCCGGGCGACCGGCCAATCTTCATTGTTGTTTTCGAGTCGTCGACATTGAGCGTTGATCAAACGCGCGAGATTGTGGATCGAATCTGGAAGCCGCGTTTCGAGCGCATTGAGGGCGTAAGCGAGGTCTTTGTAAGCGGCGGGCGGGAACGAGAGGTTGCCGCGCTGGTCGATCCTGGGCGACTCAGCGCGTTGCGCTGGCCGGCGCAGAGGATTTTCCATTCCATTTCAGGAAACGACCTATATGCTGGTCCAGGACGTCTCGCCGGTGATCGCGATATCGCGGTCACTCTCGATGCCCGTTCGGCAGCAGTGCAGAATCTGGAAGCGGCCTTGCTTCCTTCCGGCGATGCCGCTGTAGCCATCGGCCAGGCTTTGCGCATTGCCGAGGCTGGCCGCGATGCTGATTCGCTGTCTACCGTTGACGGCGCCGAGCGTGTTGCACTGTATGTTCAGAAAGCTGGCAGCGCCAGCGGTTTGACAGTGAGCAGAGCGTGTCGGGCCGCTGTCGTCGCGGCCGGCAGCGCCCCTCCGTCGCGCATCGCCTTTGATCAGGGCGATTCGATCGAGTCCGCCTTGCGGCAGGCAGTACAATCAACGGTACTGGGCGCAGTTTTCGCCTGTCTGACTGTGCTGTTCTTTCTACGCCGCCCACAACTTTCGGCAGTGGTCATTGTCTCATTGCCCGGCAGCGCCGCCGGGGCATTTGCTTTGATGAGCTGGAGCGGAGTCGAGTTGAATGTCATGAGTCTTGCCGGTCTTGCACTGGGCGGCGGAATGCTCCTCGACAACAGTATCGTGCTGGCCGACGCGATTGAAAAGCGTCTCGGCGAAGCGATGACGCCCTTGAGCGCCGCTTTCGACTCAGTACGGGCCTGTGCTGCGGAGTTGATTGCTTCGACGCTTACGACGATCGCCGTCTTTCTTCCGTTGCTTTTCACTTCCGCCGAGACGCGCGATCTCTACCGCGATCTGGCGCTGACCGTGTGCTACACGCTGCTGGTTTCGCTCTTGCTATCGCTGAGCGTTGCACCGGCTATCGCCGTCTCTTTGCTGGAGCGTCGCCGAGGCAAGCGGGCTGATCCTGCTCCCGCTCGCTTTTCAGGGCCGCTATCGATTGGCGTTCGCAACATTCTGGCGCGCGGCCTGCAGCGCTGGCAGCAGTTGATTGAGCTCAGCTTGCAGCGGCCCAGGCTTTGCGGAATCATTCTGCTGGCAGTGCTGCTGTTTGCGCCCGCGCTCTTGTGGCTATTGCCAGCGCGTGCAAATTCGCCATTGGACGGACGCCAGCTCCACGCCTCCCTGGATTTGCCAACCGGCGCCTCTCTGGAGCGAACGCAGACCATCGCTGCGGAAGTCCAACAGCAATTGCGCTCCCATCCGCTGGTCTCGCGGGTCACTGCTCGCATTGAAAAATCCCATGCCGAACTGCATCTGGATCTGGCCGACGATGTCGAACCGCAGCAGGCAATTGCTGCACTGCGCGAATTGACCGACCGCCGCCAGGATGCATTTGTTTACTATGACGCCGCCGGCGAAGCCCGCGGCGCCGAACTCAATGTCGAACTATATGGCGAGGATTTCAAATCGTTGCGCAGTGCAGCGCAAGATCTGGCGGCAGCGCTGCCATCGCAAGTCAATGGCATTGACCAGACGCTTTTCCATTTTCGCGAAACCCGCGTAGAAATTCAACTGTTGCCGCGCCGGGATCGAATGGCGGCGCTTGGCATTTCCAGCGTCGAACTGGGCGGCGCTTTGCGGCAGCTGCTGGCAGGAATTGTTATCCACAAACACTTTGATGGACAGCGGCTGCTCGACGTTCGCTACCGCGCTCGCCCGGATCTGTTGCGCGGTCCGGCGGATCTGCAGCAGATGGTTCTGCCGGTAGGCGAACACAGTCTGGCTTTGCGATCGTTGCTTGAATTCCGCGAAGGAGAGGGCGAGCCGCGCATCTGGCGTAAGAACAAGCGGCGCATGCTCTCCTTCGGTCTGCGTTTGCTCACCGGCGATCTGGAACAAGCCGCTGATCAACTCAATGACTTTCTGCGAGCGCGCGTTCCCTCCGGCATCAGCTTTCAGCTGAGCGACGACTATCTGCGGCAGCGCGCCGCCCGTCGGCAGATGCTACTCGCCGTAGCCGTTGCGCTGCTCTTGATCTACATGCTGCTGGCAGCCTTGCTCGAATCATTGCTTCGTCCATTGATCGTTTTTCTGACTGCGCCGCTATCAACCAGCGCGGCGCTTCTGGGACTCTGGATCAGCAACAGTGGTTTGGGAGTAACGGCCCTGATTGGCCTGGTAATGCTTGGCGGCATCGTTGTTAATAGCTCGATCTTGATTCTCAGCGCAATTGAGGATCGTCTACTGCTGCATCCGCCGAAAGATGCCGCCGCCCTGCGCGGCGCTCTGGTTGAAGCTACACTCGCCCGAATGCGCCCGATTGCTATGACTACGCTGACTACGCTGGCTGGCATGCTGCCGGCCGCGCTGGACAATTCGGCCGAGGCGGACCTCTGGCGTCCGCTGGCGATCGCCGTTGCCAGCGGGGCGCTGGCATCCATGGCGGCGGCAAGCATCGCCACGCCGTGGGCGGCCTGGTTCTATTATTCCAGACAATTGGCCGTCACTGAAAACCATAGTGAGCACAACAAATATGAGGAGCTAGTGCAATGA